From one Budorcas taxicolor isolate Tak-1 chromosome 21, Takin1.1, whole genome shotgun sequence genomic stretch:
- the ULK3 gene encoding serine/threonine-protein kinase ULK3, translated as MAGSGWGPPRLDGFILTERLGSGTYATVYKAYAKKDTREVVAIKCVAKKSLNKASVENLLTEIEILKGIRHPHIVQLKDFQWDSDNIYLIMEFCAGGDLSRFIHTRRILPEKVARVFMQQLASALQFLHERNISHLDLKPQNILLSSLEKPHLKLADFGFAQHMSPRDEKHVLRGSPLYMAPEMVCQRQYDARVDLWSVGVILYEALFGQPPFASRSFSELEEKIRSNRVIELPLRPQLSQDCRDLLQRLLERDPSRRISFQDFFAHPWVDLEHMPSGESLARATALVVQAVKKDQEGDAAAALSLYCKALDFFVPALHYEADAQRKEAIKAKVGQYVSRAEELKAIVSSSSRVLLRQGTSARDLLREMARDKPRLLAALEMASAAMAKEEEAGGEQDALALYQHSLGELLLLLAAEPPGRRRELLHTEVQNLMARAEYLKEQVKMKEAHWEAETLDKEGLSESVRSSCTLQ; from the exons ATGGCGGGTTCCGGCTGGGGTCCCCCGCGGCTCGACGGCTTCATTCTCACTGAGCGCCTGGGCAGTGGCACGTATGCCACGGTGTACAAGGCCTACGCCAAG AAGGATACTCGGGAGGTGGTAGCCATAAAGTGTGTGGCCAAGAAGAGTCTGAACAAGGCATCGGTGGAAAACCTTCTGACAGAGATTGAGATCCTCAAGGGCATTCGACACCCCCACATTGTACAGCTGAAAGACTTCCAG TGGGACAGTGACAACATCTACCTCATCATGGAGTTCTGCGCAGGAGGTGACCTGTCTCGCTTCATCCACACCCGCAGGATTCTGCCTGAGAAGGTGGCTCGGGTCTTCATGCAGCAGTTGG CCAGTGCTCTGCAGTTCTTACATGAACGGAACATCTCTCACCTGGACCTGAAGCCACAGAACATTCTGCTGAGCTCCCTGGAGAAGCCCCACCTTAAACTGGCAG ACTTTGGCTTTGCACAGCACATGTCCCCCCGGGATGAGAAGCACGTGCTTCGTGGCTCCCCCCTCTACATGGCTCCCGAGATGGTGTGTCAGCGGCAGTACGATGCCCGTGTAGACCTCTGGTCTGTGGGGGTCATCCTGTATG AAGCCCTCTTCGGGCAGCCCCCCTTTGCCTCCAGGTCGTTCTCAGAGCTGGAAGAGAAGATCCGGAGCAACCGGGTTATTGAG CTCCCCCTGCGGCCCCAACTCTCCCAGGACTGCCGAGATCTGCTGCAGCGGCTCCTGGAGCGGGACCCCAGCCGCCGCATCTCCTTCCAGGACTTCTTCGCCCACCCTTGGGTAGACCTGGAGCACATGCCCAGTGGGGAGAGCCTGGCACGAGCA ACCGCCCTGGTGGTGCAGGCTGTGAAGAAGGACCAGGAGGGGGACGCTGCGGCCGCCTTGTCTCTCTACTGCAAGGCCCTGGACTTCTTTGTGCCCGCCCTGCACT ACGAAGCGGATGCCCAGCGGAAGGAGGCAATTAAGGCGAAG GTAGGGCAGTATGTGTCCCGAGCTGAGGAGCTCAAGGCCATCGTCTCCTCCTCCAGTCGGGTCCTGCTGAGGCAGGGGACCTCTGCCCGAGACCTGCTCAGAG AGATGGCCCGGGACAAGCCGCGCCTCCTGGCTGCCCTGGAAATGGCTTCGGCCGCCATGGCCAAG GAGGAAGAGGCTGGCGGGGAGCAGGATGCGCTGGCCCTGTACCAGCACAGTCtgggggagctgctgctgctgctggcag cGGAGCCCCCAGGCCGGAGGCGGGAGCTGCTTCACACTGAG GTTCAGAATCTCATGGCTCGGGCTGAATACCTGAAGGAGCAGGTCAAG ATGAAAGAGGCTCACTGGGAGGCCGAGACCCTGGACAAAGAGGGGCTGTCGGAGTCTGTTCGTAGCT CTTGTACTCTGCAGTGA
- the CPLX3 gene encoding complexin-3, whose amino-acid sequence MAFMVKTMVGGQLKNLTGSLGGCEDKGDGDKSAAEAQGMSREEYEEYQKQLVEEKMERDAQFTQRKAERATLRSHFRDKYRLPKNETDESQIQMAGGDVELPRELAKMIEEDTEEEEERASVLGQLASLPGLDLGSLKDKAQSTLGDLKQSAERCHIM is encoded by the exons ATGGCGTTCATGGTGAAGACCATGGTAGGCGGCCAGCTGAAGAACCTCactgggagcctggggggctgcgaGGACAAGGGGGACGGGGACAAGTCGGCAGCCGAAGCGCAGGGCATGAGCCGAGAGGAGTATGAGGAGTATCAGAAGCAACTGGTGGAAGAGAA GATGGAGCGGGATGCGCAGTTCACGCAGAGGAAGGCAGAGCGGGCCACGCTGCGGAGCCACTTCCGAGACAAATACCGCCTGCCCAAG AACGAGACAGACGAGAGCCAAATCCAGATGGCAGGTGGAGATGTGGAGCTGCCCCGGGAGCTGGCCAAGATGATTGAGGAggacacagaggaggaggaggagagggcctCGGTCCTTGGGCAGCTGGCCAGCCTCCCTGGCTTGGACCTTGGCTCACTCAAGGACAAGGCCCAGAGCACACTGGGGGACCTCAAGCAATCAGCTGAGAGGTGCCACATCATGTGA